aaatattttacttattatGATTTGTGTACTGAGTTTGTGTGAATCACCATCTCCCTATCCCTTCAACGTGAAGTCCAAGTTTGTACAAAAAGTATCTCCCCTCTCTGTTAGTTCAAGcatgaaattttgcttttttaagtCTTTAAGTCTATAACTAGCTCTAAGTAACATTCATGGGGacttttgcttgcttttcaCCTCTAGAATattagaaaacagaagcattATTGGAACAAAATTAACTCAacttattttcctattaaagaTTGGACTTCTTAAATATGCTGATTCAGTTTTTGGAAGACAGAGAAATATTAGCCCAACCAGTCACATGAgtagtatttgttttttttatagcttCAGGTTCTAAAGGGGGTTCCTTTGTTACTTAAAATCAGCAAGTCAGAGGGCATCCAAACACTCTTTCCCTATTTCAAAGATTTAGGGAGCTTTGAGAAAGCAATTGTAGCAGGTCTTCACTTCTAGAACTCACTATTTGTCAGCTCCAGGTGCAGGTCAGTGCAGGTCCAGACTGACTTTGTATGAAGCATTGAGAAATGGTGAATATTTGCAGAGTTTAGGCTACCTTAAACTACTGTGATAGTCTCATTCATCAAGTCAGAATTTCCACTTTCCTCATGCTTTGAAAGGTCGACTCCATTCTGatataacagattttttttgccaCATGCCTTAGTTCacatagcttttaaaaaaacaatcaagACATATTGACAAGTTCAAAGAAACAGATATTTGCAATAAGCATTTCAAAGTCTAGAAGTCAAGTCCATTATAGTTCACTTATAATCCAGACTTGCATCCCTTGAAGAGTGTAAAAAAACAGGCTACAATGTAAAAAGTTGAAGTACAACAGGAGAGCTATTCCACTAAGTCTCTGAACAGAATCTGGGACCCTAGGACCgtcttctttctctccctcagcCCACCCCAAGTATTCATGTGTAAATTTTACCTCTTTCCATGTTTACATATATTTTGGATAAACACCTAAAATGTTGCTTTGTTATGGCTCAGTGGATCTTCAGTGCAGATATTCAAGTATtaagaaaatgcagctgaacaAGGATACGTGTCCACATAGTACAGTTTACAGAGAAGCACAATATTGACTAGTCTGCAGTACATTCTACCCCAAATTCCTGAAGAAATCTTTTTAACTTTGGGATCTGTAgcctgctgccagagctggcgAAGATCATCTACGTGTCCATGAGATGTCATCATCTTGTTATAAATGCAGGGATGATATGGAGCCTTTCCttccccagaaaaaaatacatgataTTGTGGTACAATTCCCATTTTATTGGCACAGAGACCCATGAAAACATCATCTATATAAAGACTTGTATTCAGAGTCAATGAAGCCTCATAGACTTTAGCTGCTACATCATTTGATATTACAtatgcagctcctgctgtgtaGTCAGGGTAAGAGGGCCACTGGTACATTTCATATGGAACATAGTATTTGCTAGTCTTGTCTCTTACGGGAGGGGATCCACGATGGACACGACCAATCCAGAGATCTTGAGCACCCATTTGTGTGAGACTTTGGAGATAAGCAATGAGATTTGGCATATGGATAAATATGTCATCATCCGCAGACATTATGAACCTGGCATGAGGACAGTAGGCATTCACCCAGCTAAACTGCAAAAGCAATTTAAGAGTAAGGTTGTGAAAAGTATCCAAGAAGTCTTGCTGAATCAAATCCTGGTATTTCTGGTCTTCGAGCTCAAGTTCTCTTTGTCgctgtgttttctgcagatgGCCTGTTGGTCGTCCTAAAGCAAAGAGGGTTTTAATGTTGGCATTAAGTTGAGAAAGAACGTACTTCTCATTACCCCAAGTTTGTCTAATTGCATCCCTTCGATGGCGGTTTTCAGGAGAAGTCTTCACAAACAATAGGAGAAGGACATCCTGCTGCTGACATTTCTCTCTGTGGTTGATCAAGTACTGATAACTTGATATTCTGTTCAGGTTATCCCTGCTGATAGACAGGCTGTCATTCACAAAATGGTAGCTATTTATGAGGTATCTGTAAGAATAGGACTTCATATGGCTCACAATGTGATTATCAAATGGTACCCAAAAAATCATGAGACACAGTATGAAGCAAGTGGCACATATCTgcaaaaaatggcattttctgaCTCTTCTGGGACTAACAAACATTCTGATGCAGTTTTTATAATCCTTATGCTTGTTCAGGATCAGTGTTTTTACAGTGCCTGTGTTTTAGTTTAAGAGCACAGTGTCACCCTTTGAGATAAGTGTCCCTTGTAAGGCATGATGTCTTTCATTCAGTATCCTTCTGAAGACAGCTTTGTTCACAGACTTCACAAGTCATCTTTCTAAAAAAACGTTCCTCCTTGATTGAAAGAACACAGGCAGTTTTGAAAGATGAAACTTGcagatgattatttttcctttggggcATCTTGAAGCAAACACTACACTTCTACTCAGAACTTCTagtgtttctttccttcatgaAGATGAACACTTGCCGGTTctgaaggggaagaggagaaaagttTAAGTGAGCTGTTATTAACACATTTGGTTTTAGATTTGGTCATGGAAACGAGCTGACTTCTCAGTCACTGCCCATCACCACCCACATACACAAATCCCTCCCACACctcaaaataaaagaaccaACTGGCAGCAAGTCAGAGGCGGTCAGTGGCCTGGAGCAAGCTTGTGGAGGCCAGCGAGAGAGGAGACTGACACAGAAACCTCTTTCTTAGAAGCCCCCACTGCCGTTAGCCGGCAGATGACCATCTTTTGAAATTCCTCTAAGCCCGGAGAGGGCACCCTACAAACGGCCGGATTTACAAATTGCCTTTTGGTTCGGAAATCCGGTAAACCCGGAGCCCGGCGGAGCCCTGCGACTGCTCCCGGGGCAGCGAGTGCCAGGCCAGCGCTCCGTGCCCCCGCCC
The Parus major isolate Abel chromosome 9, Parus_major1.1, whole genome shotgun sequence DNA segment above includes these coding regions:
- the B3GNT5 gene encoding lactosylceramide 1,3-N-acetyl-beta-D-glucosaminyltransferase, translated to MFVSPRRVRKCHFLQICATCFILCLMIFWVPFDNHIVSHMKSYSYRYLINSYHFVNDSLSISRDNLNRISSYQYLINHREKCQQQDVLLLLFVKTSPENRHRRDAIRQTWGNEKYVLSQLNANIKTLFALGRPTGHLQKTQRQRELELEDQKYQDLIQQDFLDTFHNLTLKLLLQFSWVNAYCPHARFIMSADDDIFIHMPNLIAYLQSLTQMGAQDLWIGRVHRGSPPVRDKTSKYYVPYEMYQWPSYPDYTAGAAYVISNDVAAKVYEASLTLNTSLYIDDVFMGLCANKMGIVPQYHVFFSGEGKAPYHPCIYNKMMTSHGHVDDLRQLWQQATDPKVKKISSGIWGRMYCRLVNIVLLCKLYYVDTYPCSAAFS